TGCTGGATCCCCATTATGTGTATAGTACTCACTCCATTTAAGCATCAGTCGGTACATCTCCTTTTTACTGCATACATCCTCATCCTTGTCTGTAATTAAATTAAGTAGTCTATAGTATTCATCACGAAAAGCAGTATTTCCATTATTAGCGGAATTGTACTTTTTATTTTCAGGTTTAATTGCGAAATTCGACAATCTTGTTTTAATTAAGCCTCCACCTCCTAGGTTTATTTGCTTTGAGCTTCCAAAGCTATAAACTGCAAAGTCGCCATAAGAGCCCATTAAATCATTGGTTTTACATCTGTATTCCGAGAGAACGGATTGAGCACAATCTTCCAATATGAATACACCATATTTATCGCATATATATTTAATTTTCCCCATATCCTGTACTATTCCGTTTATGTGAGCGCAAAATAGTATTATTTGCTTTGTTTCTTTGATTGGCATGTCCCTTAATCTTTCTGATAGCGAATCTATGCTCATGTTGCCTGTATTTATATCTGTATCAATAAATTCATACATCACCTTGGCTTGCCATATTGCCATTAAAACCTGAAAGCATATATTGCAAGGCAGGATTACTATTGTTTGACTTTCTCTCTCTCTCATCCACCGAAGAATATGATAAATTCCATTCGTCGCAGATTTCGTTAATATAGAGTTTTTAGGAAAGACTTTCAACATCTTCTTTCGTTAATGGTGTTCCAGTTTTAATATCTTTTTTCGCGCGCAGTCCTATTACTTTTTCCAGCATACATGGATGTAAGCCGTTAGCGGGTCTTATAGAGCGAAGATCTTCTCGTTGAATTATATCACCCTTCATTATGTCATTTACTACATACAATGACCTCCTATATTTATACGCTGTTTTCTCACTTTCTGTAGGACCAAATTCTTTTCTCCCTATGGTCTTAGAATATTCTTTAATCATATATACTAATTCTTTGAATTCAGCCGGTGTTAGGGAAAAAGCAGAGTCAAGAGCACCATCGCTACGTTCTAGTGTGATGTGTTTCTCAAATACCCTTGCTCCTGCGCCCATGGCTATCAAAGGAAGGTGAATTCCAAGGGAGTGATCAGATAGTCCAACGTTACATTCATATCTTTTTATTAGTTCAGGTATTCTTGCAATATTTGCATCTGTTAGAGGTGCCGGATAAGCGGCAGTACACTGTAAAAGCGTTAGATCTTTACAATTTGAAGCCAAATAACTAGTGTATATTCTTTCTATCTCCTCAATTGAAGCCATTCCCAGTGATACCAGGCATTTTTTAGCGTTTTTTAGCACATATCTCACGAATTCAATGTCATTTGCTTCTGATGATGCTACTTTGAGATTCTTGCAACCAATTGATACTATTTCATCAGTTGTTCTTGAGTCGAATGGCGTACAAATAAAATCTATTTTGTTTTCTTGGCAGTATTTTTTTATTCTTCCTTGCCACTCGAAATGCATAGCACCCTCGGTATAGATATCGAACAATGTTCTACCCTGCCATAATGTATCACGAAGCAAAAATTCCGACCTATTTGATTCAATTGTAATCGATTCTGGCCTGTAATGTTGCGTTTTAATGGCATTTACATTCGCCCATTTGCAACTATCTAGAAGTCGAAGACATCGTTCCCAGCTATTGCCATGATTTCCTGAAATCTCTGCGATGACATAACAGGTTTCCATTGTTTTCATTACTTTATCTGTCTTAATGTGCTTGAGGCTTGAATAAGACTTAGCCATTCCGATTTATCGGCGTGCAACATAAGATCTAACACACTTAAATTAGGAATGAAATTTGTATTGCTAGGATACTCTTTTTGTTCATAGCTTATTGAATAAGTCTTGCACCCTTTATTCCAGAATTTATTGATAAGCGGTTGTGCATAGTCAAGTGACCTTGATGGCATTATATAGTCAGTTCCACTAGTAATTTCTAAGATGTCAATTAGTCG
Above is a window of Synechococcus sp. BIOS-U3-1 DNA encoding:
- a CDS encoding DegT/DnrJ/EryC1/StrS family aminotransferase, coding for MLKVFPKNSILTKSATNGIYHILRWMRERESQTIVILPCNICFQVLMAIWQAKVMYEFIDTDINTGNMSIDSLSERLRDMPIKETKQIILFCAHINGIVQDMGKIKYICDKYGVFILEDCAQSVLSEYRCKTNDLMGSYGDFAVYSFGSSKQINLGGGGLIKTRLSNFAIKPENKKYNSANNGNTAFRDEYYRLLNLITDKDEDVCSKKEMYRLMLKWSEYYTHNGDPAKKQDIERKLQTVNEICAQYKKTTRYVTTLLKPYSGQIRILDSKDTDVLWRFSILMKSKNSRDELLQRLWACDLSANKLYPSLPLILGFHQKEKSQATDFTNRILNFPINNGKSDELKSTIKVITGFLNYG
- the pseI gene encoding pseudaminic acid synthase; its protein translation is MAKSYSSLKHIKTDKVMKTMETCYVIAEISGNHGNSWERCLRLLDSCKWANVNAIKTQHYRPESITIESNRSEFLLRDTLWQGRTLFDIYTEGAMHFEWQGRIKKYCQENKIDFICTPFDSRTTDEIVSIGCKNLKVASSEANDIEFVRYVLKNAKKCLVSLGMASIEEIERIYTSYLASNCKDLTLLQCTAAYPAPLTDANIARIPELIKRYECNVGLSDHSLGIHLPLIAMGAGARVFEKHITLERSDGALDSAFSLTPAEFKELVYMIKEYSKTIGRKEFGPTESEKTAYKYRRSLYVVNDIMKGDIIQREDLRSIRPANGLHPCMLEKVIGLRAKKDIKTGTPLTKEDVESLS